The following proteins come from a genomic window of Triticum aestivum cultivar Chinese Spring chromosome 6A, IWGSC CS RefSeq v2.1, whole genome shotgun sequence:
- the LOC123131753 gene encoding uncharacterized protein, protein MEGSKDMQESDTEPVVKVPREPAIIINGVPDLPPEFASGSQLAVRDAPRPRVDHRFGEWLEGRKVRKRFGDIYYVGKVVKYDSQRNWYTVVYDDGDQEDLEWHELEEILLPLDITIPLKTLVMDKFKHQNVVPGYRTKVARARTNVASNQVVVRAVNGQQSNNLPLPGLLQASASAGENALVCLKPDDQPKKRGRPRKDRSTSGDIQPKKRGRPPKEPGEKSIDRRKLETVRAEKLKRESMLLRGPPPGSQ, encoded by the exons ATGGAGGGGAGCAAGGACATGCAAGAGTCAGACACTGAACCTGTTGTTAAAGTACCCAGAGAGCCTGCCATCATTATCAATGGTGTCCCAGACTTGCCTCCTGAATTCGCATCTGGTTCACAACTTGCAGTAAGAGACGCTCCGCGACCTCGAGTCGATCATCGCTTTGGTGAATGGCTAGAAGGGCGGAAAGTGAGAAAGCGGTTTGGAGACATATACTATGTAGGGAAAGTTGTCAAGTATGACAGTCAAAGAAATTGGTACACCGTTGTCTACGACGATGGAGACCAGGAAGATCTTGAGTGGCACGAACTGGAGGAGATCCTGCTACCGTTGGACATAACCATTCCGCTCAAAACACTTGTGATGGACAAATTCAAACATCAGAATGTTGTTCCCGGCTACAGAACTAAGGTGGCTAGAGCAAGAACTAATGTTGCTAGCAATCAGGTGGTGGTTAGAGCAGTAAATGGCCAACAGTCAAACAACCTACCGCTCCCAGGGTTGCTTCAGGCATCAGCATCAGCAGGAGAAAATGCTCTAGTATGTCTGAAACCTGACGATCAACCTAAGAAAAGGGGCAGGCCTCGAAAGGATAGAAGTACATCAG GTGATATTCAACCTAAAAAAAGAGGCAGGCCTCCAAAAGAACCTGGAGAGAAGAGTATTGATAGGCGCAAGTTAGAGACTGTCAGGGCAGAAAAACTGAAGAGAGAAAGCATGCTTCTGCGAGGGCCACCACCTGGAAGTCAGTAA
- the LOC123130093 gene encoding BAG family molecular chaperone regulator 1: protein MVALERVGVARGGSSSSGSPPARSTASSDDIALEVTRPSPSSTVPLLASRSLTLSPCSRWTHTRTQAARANGHKKKQRSRAVRRNQYSCRIEEPELIMEQLQGKYT from the exons ATGGTGGCGCTGGAGCGGGTCGGCGTCGCGCGCGGGGGGAGCTCGTCCAGCGGGTCGCCGCCAGCCCGCTCGACGGCGTCTTCCGACGACATCGCCCTCGAGGTCACAAGGCCCTCTCCGTCCTCCACCGTTCCTTTGTTGGCAAGCAGGAGCCTCACTCTCTCGCCGTGTTCCCGGTGGACGCACACGCGCACGCAAGCTGCTCGAGCAAATGGCCATAAGAAAAAACAGAGGAGCAGAGCAGTACGCAG AAATCAGTACTCTTGTCGCATTGAAGAGCCTGAACTTATCATGGAACAACTTCAAGGGAAATATACCTGA